A region from the Brassica napus cultivar Da-Ae chromosome C8, Da-Ae, whole genome shotgun sequence genome encodes:
- the LOC106414479 gene encoding transcription factor bHLH18-like, which yields MATTMNVWSTKWTSGLDIEEYNIIHQYHMNSLLGDFPQSLSSLDDTTTCYNFGASCNDDLVEEKPSKILKTTHESPNLHLYPFPNSTSPHPQPSSRILSFEKTGLKVMNHKSPNLIFSPMEKVGSADLIRRETKKAQPLTRSPSNAQEHILAERKRREKLTQRFVALSALIPGLKKMDKASVLGDAIKHIKYLQESVNEYEKQKKGRTLESVVLVNKSQLVLDELHKLSPSFSDGNRDYSSSNLPEIEVRVSGKDVLIKIICEKQKGNLIKIMGEIEKLGLSITNSSLLPFGPTSDISIIAQKTGDFDMKVEDVVKSLSYGLS from the exons ATGGCCACAACGATGAACGTATGGTCTACCAAATGGACCTCCGGATTG GATATTGAAGAGTACAATATCATCCACCAATACCACATGAACTCACTCTTAGGAGATTTTCCACAATCTCTTTCATCTCTTGATGATACTACCACTTGTTATAACTTTGGTGCTTCTTGtaatgatgatttggttgaagagAAACCTTCAAAGATCCTCAAGACCACTCACGAATCACCAAATTTACATCTTTATCCTTTTCCCAATTCTACTTCTCCACACCCTCAGCCATCTTCTAGAATTCTTTCTTTCGAAAAGACGGGATTAAAAGTTATGAACCACAAGTCTCCAAACTTAATATTTAGCCCCATGGAAAAAGTTGGATCAGCAGATCTGATAAGAAGAGAGACAAAGAAGGCTCAACCTTTAACTCGAAGCCCATCAAATGCTCAAGAACACATATTGGCCGAAAGAAAACGGAGAGAAAAACTTACTCAAAGATTTGTAGCTCTTTCCGCCCTAATTCCTGGTCTAAAGAag ATGGACAAGGCTTCCGTGTTGGGAGATGCAATAAAGCATATAAAGTACCTCCAAGAGAGTGTGAACGAGtatgaaaaacaaaagaaaggaagAACATTGGAATCAGTTGTTCTTGTGAATAAATCTCAGCTGGTTTTGGATGAGCTTCATAAATTATCACCATCTTTCTCAGATGGAAATCGTGACTACTCAAGCTCGAATCTTCCAGAGATCGAAGTTAGGGTTTCGGGAAAAGATGTTCTTATTAAAATCATATGCGAGAAGCAAAAGGGTAATTTGATCAAGATTATGGGTGAGATTGAGAAGCTTGGATTATCGATCACCAACAGCAGTCTCTTGCCATTTGGACCAACTTCCGACATCTCTATTATCGCTCAG AAGACAGGCGATTTTGATATGAAAGTTGAGGACGTTGTGAAGAGCTTGAGTTATGGTTTATCATAG
- the LOC125591237 gene encoding uncharacterized protein LOC125591237, which translates to MRKPKSKKKVLVEDEETPQQYEVGGISLFPLLSFFPKSQNLICFIYVDPSSPDLRLPPLLFATDRFPTRRHNIYSSPDLLPFIRNVLRDTPEFETIRRSCFGKLFDLPARQCHVSCKLIHAFLTRQLVCLPKNTLWSAFGGFPFRYGLEEFGTVTSLPCGSYPERYNPKTAKAIVAGKDRVWKRLFGKKKFVTIADLCRMLETDKDMDGWKKIRIALIIIVDGVLIAHKQEARPTPRYVRMVENLKTFLAFPWGRESFLKTISCMKPPSFVPKKCEDPVATLVKTLKQGSFRLQGFPLSLQLVAFRAIPLLLDYIPAPLNNLTLMDLEDGTLPQHKSINAIHIRRVEFDPNVSLKLLY; encoded by the coding sequence ATGAGGAAACCAAAGTCAAAGAAGAAGGTCTTAGTGGAGGACGAGGAAACGCCACAACAATACGAAGTCGGAGGTATTTCACTCTTCCCGTTGCTCTCGTTTTTTCCAAAATCCCAGAAtctgatttgttttatatatgtagATCCATCTTCACCGGACCTCCGTCTACCTCCTCTACTTTTCGCGACGGACCGGTTCCCCACCAGACGTCATAACATCTATTCCTCTCCGGATCTACTCCCTTTTATTCGCAACGTCCTTCGCGACACGCCGGAATTTGAAACCATCCGTAGGTCCTGTTTCGGGAAACTCTTCGACCTCCCTGCTCGTCAATGCCATGTGTCGTGTAAGCTGATCCACGCGTTTCTCACTCGTCAGCTTGTTTGTCTTCCAAAGAACACGCTTTGGTCCGCATTTGGTGGTTTTCCTTTCCGATATGGTCTTGAGGAATTTGGCACTGTCACGAGCCTCCCTTGTGGTTCATACCCTGAAAGATACAATCCCAAAACCGCTAAAGCTATTGTCGCCGGCAAAGATAGAGTATGGAAGAGACTTTTTGGGAAGAAAAAATTTGTGACGATTGCTGATCTTTGTCGGATGCTTGAGACCGACAAAGATATGGATGGGTGGAAAAAGATACGGATTGCTCTCATTATAATCGTCGACGGCGTTCTCATCGCTCACAAACAAGAAGCACGCCCCACTCCTCGTTATGTTAGGATGGTTGAAAACCTCAAAACCTTTCTTGCTTTCCCATGGGGTAGAGAGTCTTTCCTCAAGACCATCTCATGCATGAAACCGCCGAGTTTTGTCCCCAAGAAATGTGAAGATCCTGTTGCTACACTTGTCAAGACGCTCAAGCAGGGCAGTTTCAGATTACAAGGCTTCCCACTTTCACTTCAGCTTGTAGCATTTCGTGCCATCCCCCTGCTTCTGGATTATATACCGGCTCCATTAAACAACCTCACCTTGATGGACTTGGAAGATGGTACTCTACCACAGCACAAGTCAATCAATGCCATCCACATCCGACGCGTCGAATTTGACCCCAATGTAAGTCTAAAACTTTTGTATTAA
- the LOC106413467 gene encoding uncharacterized protein At4g04775-like, with the protein MSTSTNQRQSEHHLFKWIDEAIIDEIRMVDKKVTHLQSDFESFKTTTTMRLHEHGRHIDESLLEMKKIFQDQTILLEELRNKSTLVLDAKSHYPLLNMVAAAIALGTLEWLYVKITSI; encoded by the coding sequence ATGTCCACGTCCACAAACCAGAGGCAATCTGAGCACCACCTTTTCAAATGGATAGACGAGGCCATCATCGACGAGATTCGAATGGTTGATAAAAAGGTCACCCACCTTCAGTCCGATTTTGAATCATTCAAGACTACAACAACTATGCGACTTCACGAACATGGCAGACATATTGACGAGAGCCTCCTGGAGATGAAAAAGATTTTTCAAGACCAAACTATCCTCCTCGAAGAATTAAGAAACAAATCAACCTTGGTTCTGGATGCTAAATCCCATTACCCTCTCCTCAACATGGTTGCTGCTGCCATTGCTCTAGGTACTTTGGAGTGGTTGTATGTAAAAATTACCAGCATCTGA
- the LOC106415603 gene encoding protein SPT2 homolog isoform X4, with amino-acid sequence MRSFLLRRRNLCLEVAPSLIPVESRSARPKQSPAINGRVAQGPPPCEDKRPVVSANCHSRPASSGGQMNHSRPTATASSGSQMQSKSVSGRPTASSGSSQMQKSRPASSGSQIQNSRPVSSGNQMQQRAASSGSQRPGSSTNRQAPMRPPGSTMNGQSANRNGQPSSRSEHQRPAPGKVPVDHRRQMSNSSSNGVGPGRSGSTARPLPSKPSLERKPSMSAGKSSLQSAQRPTSSSRPMSSDPRQRLGEQRKVNPTASRIIPKQPVPTSRHQMMSKPAAKRPPQRDIHDDRRPLKKKKPSIMSEDAKALSMIRQMFNTNRYAGRDDDDRNMEANFDDIMKEERRSARIAREEDEKEAQLIAQEEERERLRKIRKNR; translated from the exons ATGCGGAGCTTCCTGCTCCGAAGAAGGAACCTCTGTCTCGAAGTGGCTCCTTCCCTAATTCCGGTAG AGTCGAGATCTGCGAGACCCAAACAATCACCAGCTATCAATGGTAGAGTTGCTCAAGGTCCACCACCTTGTGAGGATAAGAGACCTGTTGTTTCTGCTAATTGCCATTCACGACCGGCTTCCTCTGGCGGCCAAATGAATCATTCAAGACCTACGGCTACGGCTTCCTCAGGAAGCCAAATGCAATCGAAATCTGTCTCGGGGAGACCTACGGCTTCCTCAGGCAGCAGTCAGATGCAGAAATCAAGACCGGCTTCCTCTGGTAGCCAAATCCAAAATTCAAGACCAGTTTCCTCTGGTAACCAAATGCAGCAAAGAGCTGCATCCTCTGGAAGCCAGAGACCTGGTTCCTCGACAAACCGTCAAGCACCCATGAGACCACCAGGTTCAACAATGAATGGCCAATCAGCTAATCGGAATGGCCAGCCAAGTTCCAGATCAGAACACCAAAGACCAGCTCCTGGGAAGGTGCCGGTGGATCATAGGAGGCAGATGAGCAACAGCAGCAGCAATGGAGTTGGTCCTGGTCGGTCCGGGTCTACAGCAAGACCTTTGCCTTCTAAGCCATCGTTGGAGAGAAAGCCCTCCATGTCGGCGGGAAAGAGTTCTCTTCAAAGTGCTCAGAGACCAACGTCCTCGTCCAGGCCAATGTCATCTGATCCTAGGCAACGGCTGGGAGAACAGAGAAAGGTAAACCCTACCGCATCCCGAATAATCCCAAAACAACCAGTGCCTACCTCAAGACACCag ATGATGAGTAAACCGGCAGCCAAGAGACCTCCACAGCGTGACATACATGATGATCGGAGgcctttgaagaagaagaagccttcAATAATGTCAGAGGATGCTAAGGCATTGAGCATGATTAGACAAATGTTCAA TACCAATCGTTACGCTGGACGTGACGATGATGACAGAAACATGGAAGCCAACTTCGACGATATCATGAAGGAAGAGAGACGAAG TGCGAGAATTGCAAGGGAGGAAGATGAAAAGGAAGCGCAGCTGATAGCACAAGAAGAAGAGCGAGAGAGGCTGAGAAAGATTCGGAAGAACCGTTAA